From Halapricum desulfuricans, a single genomic window includes:
- a CDS encoding FAD-binding and (Fe-S)-binding domain-containing protein, giving the protein MGTSDRVEPGVPRPDPARDDRANYDYTAGEVERPGLVSDLRSRVSGDVRFDEYTRQLYATDASAYEVTPIGVVFPTDTDDVAAVTEYCARRDIPVLPRGGGTSLAGQTVNEAVVLDFSRYMTDIVSVDTDAETARVEAGTYLEDLNEHLAEDGLKFGPDPAWRDKSAVGGAIGNNSSGSHSLVYGMTAAYVESAEVVLADGTVTELGEVTLEELAERADPDGDIEARICATVQRLIEEEGDEILDAFPDLKRNVSGYDIDRMVEQAHEEGTVNLARLLAGSEGTLATITEATLGLETVPETKSVALLFYEDLVEAMEDVSIILEHDPSAVEVLDDVLLDLAADTEEFGDLVEEILPAGAKATLLVEFYADSDSEGERKVANLLADRVPGVETVAEPDAGAAEITDADPIAFDASEAHDDERRSRFWKLRKSGQPTLLGRTTDEKHISFIEDMAVPPENLPEFVTDFRELLAENDTYASFYAHAGPGCLHVRPLVNTKTPAGVAQMRSIAEGATDLAVTYGGSVSGEHGDGRARSEWNQKLYGQHVWELLRELKAAFDPDWLLNPSQVCGYAPDEELPEDTPERARVASMTEQLRFDPEYELDIPFEPTLNWDNDNGMQGMVELCHGCGGCRGPQETTGGVMCPTYRAANEEIQATRGRANMLRQAMSGDLPDDPRDEQFVDEVLDLCVGCKGCAKDCPSEVDMAKLKAEVKHAHHEEQGPGLRDRIFANADTLYPLASALAPLSNWAQKLPGTGLVQEKLFGIAREREFPPFYRNTFVDRFADHERTVSEDEADRKVLLFPDTYTNYNRPMAGMAAVEVLEAAGVYVDVPTDVVDSGRAAHSKGFLDKAREHAEHNVEYFAPKVEDGWDIVAVEPSEAVMFQLDYLDLLAGHDVERVATNTYGVAEYLDTYRLDERIDFDAPEETLTYHGHCHQKSTKKDHHTANVLRRAGYAVDALDSTCCGMAGSFGYEAEHYSMSKAIGSMLFDQIDRSDGDSVVAPGASCRGQLKDHEETEPPHPIERLADAIEETA; this is encoded by the coding sequence ATGGGAACCAGCGACCGGGTTGAGCCAGGAGTTCCACGACCGGACCCTGCGAGGGACGACCGGGCGAACTACGACTACACAGCCGGCGAGGTGGAGCGGCCGGGGCTCGTATCTGACCTGCGCTCGCGTGTCTCGGGGGACGTCCGCTTCGACGAGTACACGCGCCAGCTCTATGCAACCGACGCCAGCGCCTACGAGGTGACGCCGATCGGCGTCGTCTTCCCGACCGACACCGACGACGTCGCCGCTGTCACGGAGTACTGTGCACGGCGTGACATCCCGGTGCTGCCACGCGGAGGCGGCACGAGTCTCGCCGGACAGACCGTCAACGAGGCCGTCGTCCTCGATTTCTCGCGGTATATGACCGACATCGTCTCGGTCGATACCGACGCCGAGACCGCCCGAGTGGAGGCGGGGACCTACCTCGAAGATCTGAACGAACACCTCGCCGAGGACGGACTGAAGTTCGGCCCAGACCCGGCCTGGCGGGACAAGAGTGCCGTCGGCGGGGCGATCGGCAACAACTCCTCGGGATCGCACTCGCTGGTCTACGGAATGACTGCCGCCTACGTCGAGAGCGCGGAGGTCGTCCTCGCGGACGGAACGGTCACCGAACTGGGCGAGGTGACCCTTGAGGAACTCGCCGAGCGGGCCGATCCTGACGGCGACATCGAGGCCCGGATCTGTGCGACCGTCCAGCGCCTGATCGAGGAGGAGGGCGACGAGATCCTGGATGCGTTCCCGGACCTGAAGCGCAACGTCTCCGGGTACGACATCGATCGGATGGTCGAGCAGGCCCACGAGGAGGGGACGGTCAACCTCGCGCGGCTGCTGGCCGGCAGCGAGGGGACGCTGGCGACGATCACCGAGGCGACGCTCGGCCTGGAGACGGTCCCGGAGACCAAATCGGTCGCGCTGCTGTTCTACGAGGATCTGGTCGAGGCGATGGAGGACGTCTCGATCATCCTCGAACACGATCCCTCCGCGGTGGAGGTACTCGACGACGTCCTGCTGGATCTGGCGGCCGACACCGAGGAGTTCGGTGATCTCGTCGAGGAGATCCTGCCGGCGGGCGCGAAAGCGACGCTGCTGGTTGAGTTCTACGCCGACAGCGACAGCGAGGGCGAGCGCAAGGTCGCAAACCTGCTTGCGGATCGGGTCCCGGGCGTCGAAACGGTGGCCGAGCCAGATGCGGGGGCCGCCGAGATCACCGACGCCGACCCGATTGCCTTCGACGCGAGCGAGGCACACGACGACGAGCGTCGGAGTCGCTTCTGGAAGCTCCGCAAATCCGGCCAGCCCACGCTTCTGGGCCGGACGACCGACGAGAAGCACATCTCCTTTATCGAGGACATGGCCGTCCCGCCGGAGAACCTCCCCGAGTTCGTCACCGACTTCCGGGAGTTGCTCGCCGAGAACGACACCTACGCGAGTTTCTACGCCCACGCGGGCCCGGGTTGTCTGCACGTCCGGCCGCTGGTCAACACGAAGACCCCCGCTGGCGTGGCACAGATGCGGTCGATCGCCGAGGGCGCGACGGATCTGGCAGTCACGTACGGCGGCAGCGTCTCCGGCGAGCACGGCGACGGTCGGGCTCGCAGCGAGTGGAACCAGAAACTGTACGGCCAGCACGTCTGGGAACTGCTGCGCGAACTCAAGGCGGCGTTCGACCCCGACTGGCTGCTCAATCCCAGCCAGGTCTGTGGGTACGCGCCCGACGAGGAACTGCCCGAAGACACGCCCGAACGGGCCCGAGTCGCCTCGATGACCGAACAGCTCCGGTTCGACCCGGAGTACGAGCTGGATATTCCCTTCGAGCCGACGCTCAACTGGGACAACGACAACGGCATGCAGGGGATGGTCGAACTGTGCCACGGCTGTGGCGGCTGTCGGGGCCCCCAAGAGACGACAGGCGGGGTGATGTGTCCGACCTACCGCGCGGCCAACGAAGAGATCCAGGCGACGCGCGGGCGGGCGAACATGCTCCGGCAGGCGATGAGCGGGGACCTGCCGGACGACCCGCGTGACGAACAGTTCGTCGACGAGGTGCTCGATCTCTGTGTCGGCTGCAAGGGCTGTGCCAAAGACTGCCCGAGCGAGGTCGACATGGCCAAGCTGAAAGCCGAGGTCAAACACGCACACCACGAGGAACAGGGCCCGGGACTACGAGACCGGATCTTCGCCAACGCCGACACGCTCTACCCGCTGGCCAGCGCGCTTGCGCCGCTGTCGAACTGGGCACAGAAGCTCCCGGGGACCGGTCTCGTCCAGGAGAAGCTCTTCGGGATCGCCCGCGAGCGGGAGTTCCCGCCGTTCTACCGGAACACGTTCGTCGATCGGTTCGCCGATCACGAGCGGACCGTCAGCGAGGACGAGGCCGACCGGAAGGTGTTGTTGTTCCCCGACACCTACACGAACTACAATCGACCGATGGCGGGGATGGCCGCCGTCGAAGTGCTGGAGGCCGCAGGCGTCTACGTCGACGTGCCGACGGACGTCGTCGACAGCGGCCGTGCGGCCCACTCGAAGGGCTTTCTCGATAAGGCCCGCGAGCACGCCGAGCACAACGTCGAGTACTTCGCGCCGAAAGTCGAGGACGGCTGGGACATCGTGGCCGTCGAACCCTCCGAAGCCGTGATGTTCCAGCTCGACTATCTGGATCTGCTCGCCGGCCACGACGTCGAGCGCGTCGCGACGAACACCTACGGCGTCGCGGAGTATCTCGACACCTACCGACTCGACGAGCGTATCGACTTCGACGCGCCCGAGGAGACGCTAACCTATCACGGCCACTGCCACCAGAAATCGACCAAGAAGGATCACCACACGGCGAACGTCCTCCGGCGGGCCGGCTACGCGGTCGACGCGCTGGATTCGACCTGTTGTGGGATGGCTGGTTCGTTCGGCTACGAGGCCGAACACTACTCGATGAGCAAGGCGATCGGTTCGATGCTGTTCGATCAGATCGACCGCAGCGACGGCGACTCCGTGGTTGCCCCCGGAGCGTCCTGTCGCGGACAACTCAAAGATCACGAGGAGACCGAACCCCCGCATCCGATCGAACGGCTCGCCGACGCGATCGAAGAAACCGCGTGA
- a CDS encoding transposase yields MTDSQTLVKTLDFQLNIQSDNESLLYDATLEARSVYNETIRLAKQGVNWDTIPDRVADDADLVKNTTQRVVAKALGAMENYYEYDDFGQPSHTKDGAYPLRANYEEGYNLSLTDNGDVAFRISAKPYKHVTGVLEGDDAHLDILKTALESDEWKIGTAEALFHNDTPELHVNVTNTEQTVRDKQDSRTVVGVDVNEDNVALTALSETGVKDTLVIDFPEIKFERHRYFTMRKRVQNAGKDSIHDVLEGREERFVRDRLHKVSRHIVEWSRQFETPCIVFEDLKEMRDSIDYGTRMNRRLHHLPFRALQFYTSYKASFEGIPTGWIDPYKTSQRCPLCGHAERANRNKKRFKCRSCGHQDHSDRGASVNIAVKGIKNHQDWNVPALNSLPTVRKVRRQASGAVDAPTVTHDSVRGYQTDGIVGVSD; encoded by the coding sequence ATGACCGACTCACAGACTCTCGTCAAGACGCTGGACTTCCAACTCAACATCCAGAGTGACAACGAGAGCCTGCTGTACGATGCCACCCTCGAAGCGCGGTCGGTGTACAACGAAACCATCCGTCTCGCCAAGCAAGGCGTGAACTGGGATACCATTCCCGACCGCGTGGCCGACGACGCCGACCTCGTGAAAAACACGACACAGCGCGTCGTCGCCAAAGCACTCGGCGCGATGGAGAACTACTACGAGTACGACGACTTCGGTCAGCCGAGTCACACCAAGGACGGCGCGTACCCGCTCCGGGCGAACTACGAGGAAGGGTACAACCTGTCGCTTACCGACAACGGTGATGTAGCGTTCCGCATCAGCGCGAAGCCGTACAAGCACGTCACGGGCGTTCTCGAAGGCGACGACGCCCACCTCGACATTCTCAAAACAGCACTCGAAAGCGACGAGTGGAAAATTGGGACGGCAGAAGCACTGTTCCACAACGACACCCCCGAGTTGCACGTCAACGTCACCAACACCGAGCAGACCGTTCGGGACAAGCAGGACTCACGAACAGTCGTCGGCGTGGACGTGAACGAGGACAACGTGGCCCTCACCGCGCTCTCCGAGACTGGCGTCAAAGACACGTTGGTCATCGACTTCCCCGAAATCAAGTTCGAGCGCCACCGCTACTTCACGATGCGGAAGCGCGTTCAGAACGCGGGGAAAGACAGTATCCACGACGTGCTGGAAGGGCGTGAGGAACGGTTTGTCCGCGACCGACTCCACAAGGTGAGTCGTCACATTGTGGAATGGAGCCGTCAGTTCGAGACGCCGTGCATCGTCTTTGAAGACCTCAAAGAGATGCGCGACAGTATCGACTACGGCACGCGGATGAACCGACGCTTGCACCACCTCCCGTTTCGCGCCCTTCAGTTCTATACGTCGTACAAGGCGTCGTTCGAGGGGATTCCGACTGGATGGATTGACCCGTACAAGACGAGCCAGCGGTGTCCGCTGTGCGGGCACGCCGAACGAGCGAACCGCAACAAGAAGCGGTTCAAGTGTCGGTCGTGCGGGCATCAAGACCACAGCGACCGTGGTGCAAGCGTGAATATCGCCGTGAAAGGTATCAAGAATCATCAGGATTGGAATGTGCCTGCTCTCAACAGCCTTCCCACCGTGCGGAAGGTGCGACGGCAGGCATCGGGGGCCGTGGACGCCCCGACCGTGACCCACGATTCCGTTCGAGGTTATCAGACCGATGGTATCGTGGGAGTGTCCGACTAA
- a CDS encoding DUF555 domain-containing protein, producing MNYLVAMEAAWLVRDVEDIDDAIGVAVSEAGKRLNDQEMDYVEVEVGATGCPACGEPFDSAFIAADTALVGLVLEMKVFNAESQEHAQRIAKSEVGGALRDVPLKVIETVEFEDDEEEAEA from the coding sequence ATGAATTACCTCGTCGCAATGGAAGCAGCTTGGTTGGTACGAGACGTCGAAGACATCGACGACGCGATCGGTGTGGCGGTCAGCGAAGCGGGGAAGCGGTTGAACGACCAGGAGATGGATTACGTGGAAGTCGAGGTCGGTGCGACGGGCTGTCCGGCCTGTGGCGAACCGTTCGACTCCGCGTTCATCGCTGCCGACACGGCCCTGGTCGGCCTCGTGCTGGAGATGAAGGTGTTCAACGCCGAAAGCCAGGAACACGCCCAGCGCATCGCCAAAAGCGAGGTCGGCGGCGCACTCCGTGACGTCCCGCTGAAGGTCATCGAAACCGTCGAGTTCGAGGACGACGAGGAAGAAGCCGAAGCGTAG
- a CDS encoding helix-turn-helix transcriptional regulator, whose translation MVRWSGGLALVFVLTLAASVALGLPASAEEYRGVDSDWGAEPTRLAETTSTGAVTETELMAAPSEFVRTTHELTVYRNGSVRWTDRHVQPLNNESEIEAYRNYSERFNAERTDIYTQFRETASQLTARGTEATDRRMNATDFSRRAYVSEPGEGGVTLGHQGVVEMSFLWTNFTEQSGQRLRIGDVFTNGLALGPDVRFVITRSDALRFTVVEPAPGTMSGSNITTSRTITWSGEREFNPYRPLVRLAPPSTDRATNTTVAPDDGDGLPMWLPIVAVVIVVAGGAGAIWRLAQRRPDTTTDPQEAGAAEQASAGSSAVEPQEVLSDSERVKSLLDEHSGRMRQSEIVEATDWSKSKVSMLLSDMEDDDEITKLRVGRENIVSLPGHEPDAAGSPFEDEE comes from the coding sequence ATGGTACGCTGGTCGGGCGGTCTCGCGCTCGTGTTCGTGCTAACGCTCGCCGCGAGTGTGGCCCTCGGTCTCCCGGCGAGTGCCGAGGAGTATCGAGGTGTCGACAGCGACTGGGGAGCGGAACCGACCCGGCTCGCGGAGACGACGAGTACGGGCGCGGTCACGGAAACGGAACTGATGGCCGCCCCGTCGGAGTTCGTCAGGACGACTCACGAGTTGACCGTCTACCGGAACGGCAGCGTGCGCTGGACGGATCGTCACGTGCAGCCGCTGAACAACGAGAGTGAGATCGAAGCCTACCGGAACTACTCCGAGCGGTTCAACGCCGAGCGGACGGACATCTACACGCAGTTTCGTGAGACGGCCAGCCAGCTGACTGCGCGCGGTACGGAGGCCACCGACAGGCGGATGAACGCGACCGACTTTTCCCGTCGGGCGTACGTCTCCGAACCCGGCGAAGGCGGCGTGACGCTCGGTCACCAGGGCGTCGTCGAGATGTCGTTTCTGTGGACGAACTTCACCGAACAATCGGGACAGCGACTGCGCATCGGGGACGTGTTCACGAACGGCCTCGCGCTTGGCCCCGACGTGCGGTTCGTGATTACCAGATCCGACGCGTTGCGGTTTACCGTCGTCGAACCGGCACCGGGGACGATGTCCGGCTCGAATATCACAACCAGCCGGACGATTACCTGGTCCGGCGAACGCGAGTTTAACCCGTATCGTCCGCTGGTGAGACTCGCACCGCCGTCCACGGATAGGGCAACGAACACGACGGTCGCCCCGGACGACGGGGACGGCCTTCCGATGTGGCTGCCGATCGTGGCGGTCGTGATCGTCGTCGCGGGTGGCGCAGGTGCGATCTGGCGTCTCGCCCAGCGTCGCCCGGACACGACGACCGACCCCCAGGAGGCGGGCGCCGCCGAGCAGGCGAGCGCCGGATCGTCGGCGGTCGAACCCCAGGAAGTGCTGTCTGATTCCGAACGGGTGAAGTCACTGCTGGACGAACACAGTGGCCGGATGCGCCAGTCCGAAATCGTCGAGGCGACCGACTGGTCGAAATCGAAGGTGAGCATGTTGCTCTCCGATATGGAGGACGACGACGAGATCACCAAGCTCCGTGTGGGACGTGAGAACATCGTCAGCCTGCCAGGTCACGAGCCGGACGCTGCCGGTTCACCCTTCGAAGACGAGGAGTGA
- a CDS encoding phosphoribosyltransferase → MVGSNRFANRTAAGEQLAEELEEREIDPDIVLAIPRGGLPLGRAVADELDAPLDIVVAKKVGAPGNPEYAIGAVAADGSAWRNLEAFRRRGVDEEYFERKSEEKAVEAQEKAERYRVGRAEPDVTAKTVVVVDDGVATGSTARACLESLDKSGAGHIVLAVPVGPPESIDELAAIADEVVCLSTPSVFRGVGQFYDDFGQVSDEEAMTYLSDEP, encoded by the coding sequence ATGGTGGGATCTAATCGATTCGCAAACCGGACGGCAGCGGGGGAACAACTCGCCGAGGAACTCGAGGAGCGAGAGATAGATCCGGACATCGTTCTCGCCATTCCACGGGGTGGGCTGCCGCTCGGGCGAGCGGTGGCCGACGAGCTCGATGCACCGCTTGACATCGTCGTCGCCAAGAAAGTCGGTGCGCCGGGAAATCCCGAGTACGCTATCGGTGCCGTCGCGGCCGACGGAAGCGCCTGGCGAAATCTGGAGGCGTTCCGGAGACGCGGGGTCGACGAGGAGTACTTCGAGCGTAAGAGCGAGGAGAAGGCAGTTGAGGCACAGGAAAAGGCCGAGCGCTACCGTGTTGGGAGAGCCGAGCCCGATGTGACAGCCAAGACGGTCGTCGTCGTAGACGACGGTGTGGCCACGGGGTCGACAGCCAGAGCGTGTCTGGAGTCACTCGATAAATCCGGCGCCGGCCATATCGTTCTGGCAGTGCCGGTCGGGCCGCCGGAGTCGATCGACGAACTCGCGGCGATAGCCGACGAGGTCGTCTGTCTCTCGACGCCGAGCGTCTTCAGAGGCGTGGGGCAGTTCTACGACGACTTCGGTCAGGTTTCGGACGAAGAGGCGATGACGTATTTGTCGGACGAGCCCTGA
- a CDS encoding universal stress protein, with protein sequence MYQDILYPTDGSGGATAALEHVGDLADKYDATVHVLYVLDTSQPGLGLGEDPDKEHAPGMIGHPDGEGSGMVGERETHEELHARQQEYGETVVETVADRLEGVDVETAVRTGTPHETILDYAEENADMIVMGTHGRTGLDRYLLGSVTENVVRMADVPVVTVRAEQSS encoded by the coding sequence ATGTACCAGGATATTTTGTATCCGACAGACGGGAGTGGTGGTGCGACAGCGGCGCTCGAGCACGTTGGGGATCTGGCCGACAAATACGACGCGACGGTCCACGTCCTGTACGTCCTCGATACGTCCCAGCCAGGGCTTGGACTCGGTGAGGATCCGGATAAAGAACATGCGCCTGGAATGATCGGACACCCTGACGGCGAAGGGTCCGGCATGGTTGGCGAACGTGAGACACACGAAGAGCTCCACGCACGCCAGCAGGAGTATGGTGAAACGGTCGTGGAAACGGTTGCCGATCGGCTCGAGGGAGTCGACGTGGAAACCGCCGTACGGACTGGAACGCCCCACGAGACCATCCTGGACTACGCTGAGGAGAACGCCGACATGATCGTGATGGGGACCCACGGCCGGACCGGGCTGGACCGATATCTGCTCGGCAGTGTCACGGAGAACGTCGTCCGGATGGCCGACGTTCCCGTCGTGACGGTCCGGGCGGAGCAGTCGTCGTAG
- a CDS encoding DUF2080 family transposase-associated protein: protein MGNRFEIDGEEVLDGEVKPFGNSAHVTVPKRWRGADVKVVRTSEPAEQDEE from the coding sequence ATGGGGAACCGGTTTGAAATCGACGGCGAGGAAGTTCTCGACGGCGAAGTCAAACCGTTCGGGAACAGCGCCCACGTCACCGTCCCCAAACGCTGGCGTGGAGCCGACGTGAAAGTCGTCCGAACCTCAGAACCCGCCGAACAAGACGAAGAATGA
- a CDS encoding YlbF family regulator, translating into MSIDTETPTTDTDADRLARELGDAITSLPEYQAYLDAKSEVESDREAQERIEEFEQVREEYLVARQTNQAEDSDKQALTDAKRRLHALPVMKTYLRKQAALENRLQELDDLISQPLAVDFGEQAGSCCQD; encoded by the coding sequence ATGAGCATCGATACCGAGACACCGACGACCGACACGGACGCCGACCGACTCGCGCGAGAACTCGGCGACGCGATCACTAGCCTGCCGGAATACCAGGCGTATCTCGACGCCAAATCGGAGGTCGAATCCGACCGAGAGGCACAGGAACGGATCGAGGAGTTCGAACAGGTACGCGAGGAGTATCTGGTCGCTCGGCAGACGAACCAGGCCGAGGACAGCGACAAGCAGGCGCTGACAGACGCCAAACGTCGCCTCCACGCGCTCCCCGTCATGAAGACGTATCTCCGGAAGCAGGCCGCACTCGAAAACCGACTCCAGGAACTCGACGACTTGATATCTCAGCCGCTCGCCGTGGACTTCGGCGAACAGGCCGGGAGCTGTTGTCAGGACTAG
- a CDS encoding CBS domain-containing protein, producing the protein MKLPTPEDLRERRTELDLTQSELAERAEVSQPLIARIEGGDVDPRLSTLRRIVNALEEAEGSILRAADLMNEAVVSVAPDDSVHQAKDVMDEKGYSQVPVIRDGSPIGLIGNTDIRQRPEENVGDLPVAEVMHESIAQVEPDATIDEIDTYLDHKDAVLVVENGQTRGIITDADIAAHVS; encoded by the coding sequence ATGAAACTGCCAACGCCGGAGGACCTGCGCGAACGGCGGACGGAGCTCGATCTCACCCAGAGCGAGCTCGCCGAGCGAGCCGAGGTGTCTCAGCCGCTGATCGCCCGGATCGAGGGCGGGGATGTCGATCCACGGCTCTCGACGCTGCGGCGGATCGTCAACGCGCTGGAGGAGGCAGAGGGGAGCATCCTCCGTGCGGCTGATCTGATGAACGAGGCGGTCGTCAGCGTCGCGCCGGACGATTCGGTCCACCAGGCCAAGGACGTCATGGACGAGAAGGGCTACTCGCAGGTGCCGGTGATCCGGGACGGCTCGCCGATCGGGCTGATCGGCAACACCGACATTCGGCAGCGGCCCGAGGAGAACGTCGGTGACCTCCCGGTCGCGGAGGTCATGCACGAGTCGATCGCACAGGTCGAACCCGACGCCACGATCGACGAGATCGATACCTATCTCGACCACAAAGACGCCGTCCTCGTGGTCGAGAACGGCCAGACGCGGGGGATCATCACTGACGCCGACATCGCCGCACACGTCTCCTAG
- a CDS encoding DUF502 domain-containing protein, giving the protein MQTDSERTDEQRGVREQIRAAMIGGLAVTVPILVTVFVLNFAMNLLLDSVGPLATLLQVLGIDSDIASKLAALVTLLAIIFLIGFATERSRASRRIERAFNQVVSEIPGVGAIYSSFNEMSDLLLDSDVQSFQEVKLVEYPVEGSYCVAFVTADTSQNIRDATGIGEMTTLYLPMAPNPVMGGFVVHVDDEKVYDIDMTVEEGIRSVVTSGVAVNSSEDVAVEGVLGTGDQSIVENVSERLSDTDSK; this is encoded by the coding sequence ATGCAGACCGATTCCGAGCGAACAGACGAGCAGCGAGGCGTTCGCGAGCAGATACGGGCGGCCATGATCGGCGGCCTGGCCGTCACGGTCCCGATACTGGTGACGGTGTTCGTGCTCAACTTCGCGATGAATCTGTTGCTCGACTCGGTCGGGCCCCTCGCCACGCTGTTGCAGGTGCTGGGCATCGACAGCGACATCGCGTCCAAGCTCGCTGCGCTGGTAACGCTGCTTGCAATTATCTTCCTCATCGGGTTCGCCACCGAACGGAGTCGCGCGTCCCGTCGGATCGAGCGGGCGTTCAACCAGGTTGTCTCCGAGATACCCGGAGTCGGAGCGATCTACAGTAGTTTCAACGAAATGAGCGACCTCCTGCTGGACAGTGATGTCCAGAGCTTTCAGGAAGTCAAACTCGTCGAGTACCCTGTTGAGGGATCGTATTGCGTGGCGTTCGTGACCGCCGACACGTCCCAGAACATCCGCGACGCGACGGGGATCGGGGAGATGACGACACTGTACCTGCCGATGGCCCCGAACCCGGTCATGGGTGGATTCGTCGTCCACGTCGACGACGAGAAAGTATACGACATCGACATGACGGTCGAGGAAGGCATACGATCGGTGGTGACTAGCGGCGTCGCAGTCAACAGTTCCGAGGACGTGGCGGTCGAAGGTGTGCTGGGCACCGGCGACCAGTCGATCGTCGAAAACGTCTCGGAACGGCTCTCCGACACCGACAGCAAGTGA
- a CDS encoding acetoacetate decarboxylase family protein has protein sequence MSQETISTGHTFQLPAQLSASIVGAVFPADRDAVATLLPAGLDPIRATRTRAALTVLAVSYDRIGEDTIDPYDEVGVLLPAVETGTRTWPYLSGLRRGVSGYVYTLPVLTEPARAFGVDIWGYPKLVADIDLRDKGRTRHATVTADGQHVLAFDGWRPPTIPARLSGYNYTVKDDQLLREQTRLSGTVGIWPRGHAELAFGEHPIGKRLATVTIDERPLYTVAADCDFEIEAGS, from the coding sequence ATGTCACAAGAAACCATTTCGACCGGACACACGTTTCAGCTGCCGGCGCAACTGTCGGCATCGATCGTCGGCGCTGTCTTCCCCGCAGATCGTGATGCTGTCGCGACGCTGCTGCCCGCAGGACTCGATCCGATTCGAGCGACACGAACACGGGCGGCACTGACAGTGCTGGCCGTCAGCTATGACCGCATCGGCGAAGACACGATCGATCCATACGACGAGGTCGGCGTGCTCCTCCCAGCGGTCGAGACAGGCACACGGACGTGGCCGTATCTGTCCGGACTTCGCCGCGGTGTCAGCGGCTATGTCTATACGCTCCCAGTTTTGACCGAACCCGCGCGAGCATTCGGCGTAGACATCTGGGGGTATCCGAAACTCGTCGCCGATATCGACCTGCGAGACAAGGGCCGCACACGGCACGCGACTGTCACCGCCGATGGACAACACGTCCTCGCCTTCGACGGATGGCGACCACCGACAATACCGGCCCGGCTGTCCGGCTACAATTATACCGTCAAAGACGATCAACTACTCCGAGAGCAGACACGACTATCCGGCACTGTCGGGATTTGGCCCCGAGGTCACGCTGAGCTTGCGTTCGGCGAACACCCGATCGGGAAGCGACTCGCCACCGTCACAATCGATGAACGACCGCTGTACACCGTTGCCGCCGACTGTGATTTCGAGATCGAGGCGGGTTCGTAA
- a CDS encoding SDR family NAD(P)-dependent oxidoreductase: MKTALVTGAASGIGRATAERLVNNGWQVYATDIDTDGLETIKGCVTETVDVTDTDDIERLRAQIADDVGGLDCVVANAGLAQLGPVADMPSEHLEAQFDVNVHGVHRTVRAMVPLLVEREGTAVIVSSTHGRITTPGMGAYAASKHALEALVETLRMEIADIGVDVAIIEPAWVTTAFADTAQQRFHKADRSEYFNDVYDAMAEGTLIGGRGPLAVTPERVAKQIHAVAMTEDPALRHPVGWPARLVLATRWLPQPAQSLGHRTAIKAFAAFHRLRTHFK, from the coding sequence ATGAAGACGGCGCTCGTGACTGGCGCTGCCTCGGGAATCGGACGCGCCACCGCCGAGAGACTGGTCAACAATGGATGGCAGGTCTACGCCACCGATATCGACACTGACGGCCTCGAAACAATCAAGGGGTGTGTCACGGAGACAGTAGACGTCACCGACACAGACGACATCGAGCGACTCCGTGCACAGATCGCCGACGACGTCGGTGGGCTGGACTGCGTGGTCGCAAACGCAGGGCTTGCCCAACTCGGCCCTGTCGCCGATATGCCGAGCGAGCACCTCGAAGCCCAGTTCGACGTCAACGTCCACGGCGTCCACCGGACCGTGCGTGCAATGGTGCCGCTGCTGGTCGAGCGCGAGGGGACAGCCGTTATCGTGTCTAGCACACACGGCCGCATTACGACACCGGGGATGGGCGCGTACGCCGCCTCGAAACACGCACTCGAAGCGCTGGTAGAGACACTTCGGATGGAGATCGCCGACATCGGCGTCGATGTCGCTATAATCGAACCCGCCTGGGTCACCACTGCGTTCGCCGACACGGCTCAGCAGCGATTCCACAAGGCGGACCGTAGCGAGTACTTCAACGACGTGTACGACGCGATGGCCGAAGGGACACTCATCGGCGGACGCGGCCCGCTGGCAGTGACGCCAGAGCGGGTCGCCAAACAGATTCACGCCGTCGCGATGACGGAAGACCCTGCCCTACGCCATCCTGTCGGCTGGCCAGCCAGGCTGGTGCTGGCGACGCGCTGGCTTCCCCAGCCCGCGCAATCGCTCGGACACCGAACAGCTATCAAAGCGTTCGCTGCGTTCCACCGCCTCCGAACCCACTTCAAATGA